AACCTTGGCACATGTGAATGAGTGTAGGAGAGATTGTTAGACATGGAATTTTAGGATCCATAGATAAAAACATCGACATTTCTATAAGTGCTGCCCACTTTCCTTCCTAAGAGGTTGAActgatttttctctgtgtttatcAGGGTATGTAAGTGTCATTTCCCTTACAGTTTCACTTCTACTCTGTTGTTATCTGTGTTTTAACCTTTTTGTTATTATATGGGCAAAAATGGTAACTCGTTGTTTCCGATTTTGCATTACCTTACTAACGAGGTTTAGTAGTTCTTCATATGTGTATAGGGCGTTCAcacttatttttctgaatttcataTTTACATATTGTACATAGATTTCTATGAGGTTGTCATTCATTTCTTTAGAGGATTTGTTGGAGCTCATTTTATGCtgtagatatttaaatatttctccaaagaggaaGAGTGAGTTCTCCTTTGCCTTTGTTGATGGTATATTTTACTAGAGaagttttactgatttttttttcttttttttttgagacagacccttgccctgtcatccaggctggagtgcaatggcccgatctcggctcagcgcaagctcctcctcctggactcaagcgattctcccacttcagcctcccgagtagctgggaccacagatgcatgccaccacatccggcgaatttttgtatttttagtagagatggggttttgcaatgttggccaggctggtcttaaactcctgacctcaaatgatccacccgctttggcctcccaaagtgctgggattacagatgtgagccaccatgcctggcaagttTTTATACTCAAACTTGTCAACCTTTTCCTGTAAGCTTTAGCTTGTTTAGGAAGGCCTTCCTTACAGAttgtaaaaatattcaacatattCTTCTAAAACTtgtataactatattttttatgtttagctCTTAGGTCCATTGAATTTGTGTTTTGAGGATGGTGTGTAGTAGTGGTCTTTATTTTATTGGTTTGTGAGTGGATAGTCAGTTGTCTCAACAATTTCTAAGTTCCTAAGGTTATCTCTAGCTAAGAGGCTTGGAGATAGTCTAAAGCAGGCCTGGATAGTCATTACACAAATTAAAACTCTTCTTTTGTCCTTTTCCTCTTGTACCTGTTTAgtgtacactttatttatttatttacattttttttactgaaacaaggtctcactctgttaccctggatggaatgcagtggcacagtttcagcttactgcaaccttcgcctctcgggctcaagccatcctcccacctcagcctcccgaatagctgggactacaggcacaagccaccatgcccagccaattttgtttttttatttttcatagagacgaggtctccctatgttgcccaggctagtcttaaaatcctgggctcaaatgatcctcctgcttcggcctcccaaagtgctggggttacaggcttgccCACTGCACCTGATCTAATTTAATCTAAGCCAGAACAAGACTACATATGTTGGATGCATCTTTCTCCTAAGTCTTTTCTTACCTGATGGGTAAAGTATGTTTTTCAAAGTATGTTCCTCAGAGCCCTAAAGGTTCTTAGGGAGAAGGGAGCACCATGCCCCTTAATGCTTCAACTGTAGCAGCTTCACTGAGGTCTCTTCTATACATTGGACTTCCATGTAAGGTTCATTTAAACAAAGGTCTCTGATACTGAAAATGGTTAAAAACATGTCATCCTTTTTTAACTCAGGTTCTTCAGAAGAGTGTGATCATTGGAGTGATTGAAGGCGGAGATGTGATGGAAGAGAGGCTGAGGTCAGCACGAGAGACAGCCAAGCGGCCCGTAGGTGGCTTCCTTCTGGATGGTTTTCAAGGAAATCCAACAACCCTGGAGACTAGATTGTGCTTGCTGTCATCAGTCACTGCAGAGCTGCCGGAGGACAAACCAAGGCCAGTTCAGTTAGGACACAGGCTGGCCTCATGGGATACAGGGCAGGAGTGCTGGCTCATTGTATATTACATAGTGTCTGTGCATGGGCatgtttttgatgttttgattatGTCCTTTCTGGGCTGAGTCTGCCGAGGCACTGAGGCAGACTGTAAGGGGAGTTTCTGTGAAGGCTGTCCTGGCCTTGATTTCAGAATGTAGAGTAGGGGATAACTGCCATGTGAATTATGTTATTTGATCCTCCTAAGTGAGAGCAAGTATTATACTGTTTCCCCTCATTCTTTTGCCAATTATAAATATTGTTGCCTCTTCATTATAACATGGTATCTGGAGACCAAGTATAAAGTCGTATGGAACTCTGGTTTAAACTGAGGAAAGCTGAGGACAGATATGGGATGATTAGTGGGATGAAGATGAGTTCCACCAACAAGAACTTAAGAAGCTCTTAGATTTGAGGCCGGTAGTGAGTGGTGTCAATTTTTGAAATGAAGGCAATGACAACCCTAGTAGGATTGGTTCTTACATTTCCATAAATTGCAGAATTCACCTTGTGCTGGTAAGAAAAGATGATCTGCAAGATTTGAAGCTACAAATTCTGAGTTTCTGAATGCAGCTGGATGTCGTGTTAGGCTactcacattttttttaatggtttgttATCTCAATGTGAATATTCATGGTTTTTTCCTGCATGTATATTAAGAAGTTTGGTTGTGGTGTGCTGCTCTACACTCCTTTAGTTGGATAGTGtacaatatatgtaattttactactttttttttttttgagacagagttttgctcttgttgcccaggccggagtgcaatggcatgatctcggttcactgccacctctgcctcctgggttcaagtgattcttctccctcagcctcccgagtagctgggattacaggcatgcaccaccacacctggctaattttgtatttttagtagagacagggtttctgcttgttgtcaggctggtctcgaattcctgacctcaggtgatccgcccgccttagcctcccaaagtgctgggattacaggcgtgattttACTACCTTTTAAAGATCCAGGTACAGCTTAGAGGAAAGCACATGAACCATACATACAGCTCAGTTAATTTTCACATGTCTACACTTGTGTAAACACTACCCAGAACAAGGTATTTCCATCACCTCAGCCAGCCTTTGACCCCCAATTTTACCTAGTTCTTTTGTGTTCATTGCTCCCTCTCCTGTACTTGTTTCACTCTGGTGTATATAACACTTCAGCACTAGTATTTCTAGACATTTTCTGGACTTATTCCTGTTAAGTGCTCACAGATGTCTGTTACTGAATTTGAAAGctggattgtttttctttctgtcagtATGTAGAAATGCCAGCTTCAGTTGGATAGGAGTTCTAAAATATTACATTACTTGAAGGAAACTGTAGTCAGGAAAACCAGCATATATTTAAGAGTTCTGCTTATTTAATATTACATGAggcttttctttgcatttctgtgcCAGTTCATAGAAAGGGGCTATAggtagaaaaacaaacataaaaaagagCAGCAGCCAGCCAGTCAGCCGTGATTTAGTGCATCTCCACATCTGTTTTCATGGAGTGGCAAAACCTAGCTGAGTGCCATTAATAGTCTCAGAATGCCTTACCtattacaggttgagtatcctttaTCCAAAATGCTAGGGACCAGAAGTGCttgagattttggattttttcagatcTTGGAGTATTTGCAGGGTACATACTGGGTGGGCACCCCTAATttgaaagtccaaaatccaaaattctctggtgagcatttcctttcagtgtcatgttggcactcaaaaactttcagatttgggagcattttggatttcagattttcggATTAAGGATGCTAAACCTGTACCTTGGAAAACACCATCTCATTCCACAGTGCAGACTTTTTATTAatggagaaaatataaagaaagccAACTAGATTCTTAGATCCTATGGCCAGAGATGAAATCCTGACAGTGAGAGttgctttataaattaacttATGAGGGATATAGTAGAGTAAAATGTCTTTATTGTACcaattatgaaaaattataggcaaaatacagttaaaacaagcaaaatatttCAGCAAGAAATAAAGCATACAGCTTTGCACTCCTAAAAAATCTATATAGTGAATAGGCTATAAAGTTTAGTTTATGACTAGGGAGGTTGTTCAGAAAGGATGATAGTTGAAAGGAAACTAACCTAACCTTCTTTGAACTTCTCTCTGAGATCAGAAACTGTactatgggccgggtgcagtggctcacacctgtaatcccagcactttggaaggccaaggtgggcggatcacctgaggtcaggagttcgagactagcctggccaacatggtgaaaccccatctctactaaaaatataaaaattggctcggtatggtggcaggtgcctgtaatcccaactactagggaggctgaggcaggagaattgatcttgggaggcggaggtttcagtgagctgagattgcaccattgcacttcagcctgggcaacaagagtgagaatccctctcaaaaaaaaaaaagaaactatactATGTGCTTTCTCAAATATCTCATTAATTCTCGGAACGATTCTGTGAGGGTATATAttatttgctcttgtttttaagattagaaaactaaaactcagagaagttaagtcatCTTTCCAAAGTGACACAGCAAATACATAAATGGCAGAGGTAGTATTCAAGCCCCAGTTTTTCTGGCTCCAAAGCCATATGTTCTTTCTACTACATGTTTCTGTCTACTGCCTGCCACTCTAACCGTGattgctgtttttcattttttttttttttttttttttttggtgccttGTTCATTAAAAGGACTTTCTGATTTCCTTCCTTGCATTGTCCTCATGTCACTGTTCTTATTGTTACTTTTATAGGCTCATATCTGGTATTGGTCGGCCAGATGAGGTGCTCAAGTGTATTGAAAGAGGAGTGGACTTATTTGAGAGTTTTTTCCCTTATCAAGTAACAGAGCGGGGAGGTGCCCTGACTTTCAGTTTTGATTACCAGCTGAATCCCGAAGAGATGCGTAAGTCTTTTGAAGTTTCTCTCTTATCCTTAAGTTTCTTCCATTTCCTATTAATTTTTGGCTTGAGTCACAAgacagaaatatgtatatataaagccAGTCTTTTACAAAACTACATCTTTGTTTCTTATCTGTGTGCCCTGGCATGTTGGCACACAAATCCAGGTACTTAATACTATACATGTAGCTCATCAATGTTAGGATGTGATTTTATAGTGAACAgaaccaagaaaaacaaaacctcctCTGTTAACAGCCTGAAAAAAGAACATTCAGAGTGAGTTGTGATGAAAATCATAAGAAAACCTTTGAACTGCTTGGTTAAAGTTAACTTGTTTTCTCACAAAAgagtttttgtcttttctttgcaAACTTTATGCTATTAAAATACAGGGAGACTCATGATCCTCTGATCCTAGTGTTACTTCTTGCATTttggtggtttttcttttttcttttttttaatacaccAGGCTTTGAAAACTGTCTTCCTCTGCTAATGTTGCTTTGAAGGActgccattttcttttattctttagttATCCAGAAGTTAAGAAAGTCAGTTTCAGATTCTAACACTTAACTGGAGGTACAAAAGGAGCTGGGATATAGACTTTGGGCTAGAGTTGCTTGAAGTAAGTTTTCAGGAGAGTGTCTCCTGTGCAGTCTTCCCTCTGACCTGGAGAAAtggcctttcctttccttttcctgccATCCTTGAAACTTTTCCTTAACCACATCaaccttaaatttaaatgggACCCAAAACTTCCTTAAAGATTCATTTTATTCCTCACAGGTAACTAAATTTCATTCAGATGTTATACTTTTATGAAGCAGCTTAACCATTAATCTAAATGGAATTACTctggaaacaaaataaatcaagttGATCAAATTCTTAAATATATAGGAGATCAATTTTACTGTCCTTTTAGACAGACCAGAACATAATGTATGTGGCTAGGTATACCATTAACACTATAAATTTTCACATCTTCATTTACAAACTGAATTATTTCCACCAGAATAGAGGTAACTGTTAGTCATTCAGTACCAGGAATATGCAAAGCTCTAAAAAGAACCTGATTTGAGTTCTCTGTAATGAACAAAGTCATTTTTGGCCAGAGAAAGCCAAGTTTCTTCAtgattaggaaaaagaaaatagtttgaatGTTTAAACAAAGTATTATTAACTGTGTGTGTATGGCAAATTCAAGTCCTTTGCCACTTACATACTGAGAATTCCAAAGAAATTACTTGACACCGGTTCTCCCAAATGACAAGAGTTTTCCAAAATGTCAgagcttaaaaaaatttttttcagaatagggtctcactctgttgcccaggctggagtgcagtggtgtgattatggctcaccacagcctcaaactcctgaaaaaAGAACATTCAGAGTGAATTGTGATGGAAATTATAAGAAAACCTTTGAACTGCTTGGTAAAGTTTAATTTGTTTAACTTTAATGGAcacaagccatcctcccacctcaccctcccgagtactgggaggtgcatgccaccttgtaggctgggactacaggtgcatgccaccacgcttggccaatttttaaattttttgcggagacagggtcttgctgtgttgcccaggctggtcgtgcactcctgacctcaggcgaccctcctgccttagcctcccaaagtgctgggattacaggtatgagtcactgcagcCAGCTGAGGGCTTCATTATGGTTTCCCACATCAGCAAATTTATGAGAACAAAATTATGACAGCTCTGTGCCCAGTGCTCAGGTTGCTTCTCTTATTCCTTTGACCTTGATAAAATTACCCTCCTAAGACCACCTGTCCTTCTCCTGGGACCAGCACTGAGATTTGTTATCATTTGTTCCCAAAATACTCCTTAACTACTTGTCCCTGTTTCAGGCAGTTGGCTTTTTGTAGAGTAGCTGgtgtttcttttgcagtgcaagGAATGTTTCTTCTTAAAGCAGAAAGTTGAAGGGAACAATTCAGGTTGCCATTTAATTCTGGATAGTCTGGGTGCCCCAGAGGGCCAGAGTCTCCACATAGAATACATACATTAAAACCATGTTCTACTTCAATCTATTTGGAATATAGGTAATTCGAAGCCCAATTTATTCGCATGTACATTGTGATAAGGGATAGTGAtaaccccaccacacacacacacacacacaacaccaaCTGTTAActtttgttggtttatttatatattattaaatagagatggggtcttgctacgttgcccaggctggtcatgtaCTCTTGACCTcacgcaatcctcctgcctcagcctcccaaagttgtgggattacaggcatgagccatcatgcctggccaccaaccattttttaaattatttcttgatGGTAAGattgtatgttatatatttgtAACTATAATTTGCTTAAATATTATTGACTCTCTAGATTGTTTTGGTGTTGTAGATAAGAGGACAGTGACTGTCTTGGAGCATAttgctgtttttcatttcttgtgtgatttccttaggataaattctcAGGAGTGAAATTACAGAGTCAAAGATCAtgtaataataactaaaataaagtatttccaaTGGCCACTTCTTATCTGATCATCATTCAAGGCTTTTTATTGGTTTGTCCTTCAGTATTACAACAAAATGgaacacaagaagaaataaaatgtgtggatcaaataaagaaaatggaaataactggTTGCAACCAAGAAATAACATCATTTGAAATTaatctgaaggaaaaaatgtaagaaatttttaaaggttTAGATTTTACCTTCTGATTTCTGAATTTTAGtctgttttaaaagtttatggGACTATTCTCAATTTAtgatttcataaaatattaatagttggGTATTATTTAGGCCTTCTCaaattcagtttcaaaaaaaCTCTTTATTTTCTGCAGATGAATTTGTAGACTTTGTCTTGTCAGAAGACTAGAGCCAGGTAATGATTGCTTTAGAAAAGCTGACAGAAAGATTAGACCAAATCCATTGTTTGGTGTCTTTTATTCCTTTAGAGCATAATAAGGATTTCAAGATAAAACACAACAAACTTTTAAATTGTA
The sequence above is drawn from the Rhinopithecus roxellana isolate Shanxi Qingling chromosome 1, ASM756505v1, whole genome shotgun sequence genome and encodes:
- the QTRT2 gene encoding queuine tRNA-ribosyltransferase accessory subunit 2 isoform X3, with amino-acid sequence MTVSKFMAIQQALQPDWFQCLSDGEVSCKEAASIKRVRKSVDRSLLFLDNCLRLQEESEVLQKSVIIGVIEGGDVMEERLRSARETAKRPVGGFLLDGFQGNPTTLETRLCLLSSVTAELPEDKPRLISGIGRPDEVLKCIERGVDLFESFFPYQVTERGGALTFSFDYQLNPEEMLLQQNGTQEEIKCVDQIKKMEITGCNQEITSFEINLKEKMYQEDFNPLVRGCSCYCCKNHTRAYLHHLLVTNELLAGVLLMMHNFEHYFGFFHSIREALKHDKLAQLKELIHRQAS